CAAATtgtatatgttttaatgtatgttCAGAAGTATGGACTCTACAGTATTACTCAAATATAAATTCCATAACCTTGTTGGCATTCGATGTGAACGTAACTTACCCGTACCAGCGGAACAACAAAAACTGGGAGATTCATATTGAAATCTTTTTGCAAAGCAAAACTTACAGTCGGGAACCTTTTTTAGTATAACATAATCAGAGCAGAGTTGAGTATTGTTCCTTAGCGTCTTCTTACACTTTGCATGACCTGCGTattatatttatatgaaatatctCTTAGAAAGGAATGCAATAATCAAAGAGAATGGGATAATTAAACAGTAATTGAGATGTGAGAAGCAGCAAACCTTCTGCCAGAGCTGGTTCGTATGCTGGTATGCATTTATCAGTTAGCGTACCTGAAGTTTCGCCTGAGTAAAAGATGGGATACGTATTTTAGTTATGTGTTGACATATACAGTGCTCAATGTGAGTAAGGAAAAAATAACCTTTTTGTACTTGCCTCTTTCAAACACATAAATAGGACGAACTACATTTGCTTCCTTTCTTGAAACAATTAATGAGGAAAAAGTTGTGCACTCATTTGTTGCGTAAGACATAACTGTATCAAACATAGCAGTGGTAAGAAAATATTACGAGGGGAAATTTATTCAAGCGGACAGAAAGACGCATTGGTATAACATATAAACACGTATGTGTAAATAGTACCTAAGATACATGCGCAtaatagatatatgaaatatctCTTGAAAGGAAATGCGATAAGCGAAGAAATTGTGATAATTGAATAgtaattaaaatttgataagtAGATAAACCTTCTACCAGACTAACCTTTTGTTAGAGTTGTCTCATATGGTGGAGTGGATTTTGCAGTTGATGTACCCGAAGTTTCACCTGATTCAAACGTGTAATTTAATAGTGTATTGTTGTAGACTGTTGTTAACCTCAATATATAGAAaatagaagctcttgtacttCTTTTTTCCAAACAGAATGGTGTATTGAACATCATTTGTTCCCTTTTCTGGAACACATAATGAGCAAAAAGATGTGCACTCATTTACTGTGCCAAACATGAGTGTATCCAACATTAACAGTGTAAAACTTACTATTCAGAGCAAAGAAAGAGTTGACATACTTGTTTGTGTGGAACACAGCAAGAATGTTCCATAGTTGGTGTAACTTTTGTTATAGAATTGACAACTGCAGAGGTATAAGATGATATCGAGGGCTGTATGATTTTTTCACGAACACTATTTTGCAGAATAAGGTTACTTGTTAATTCTCGATCTTTAATTTGTTATTGAGATAATAAAGTTTTCTTTTCAGCCTCTGTCTTTTGATTATACATGTCACGATGTCTAGCATTCTTAGCGGCAGTTTTCATTACCAAATGAGGGGGTTTATTGTCTCGTTGAACATCCATTAACGTGAGATGCGATCAGACCTTACAAATAGTTAAAACCAATAATTATCACAggaaatatgataagcaaaagcTACAAACAAAGGAACAATTTTAGCATTAGATTGATTTTTCCACCCAAAATATCGAAGAAGTTCATGTATTCAGTTACCTTTTAGATGAGAAAGTGAATAACTCTGTCTAACATAGCATCATGTATGCTAAAATATATGTTGAACTTAAAGTGTATTTGTGTTAATATATACTATATTGTACTGGCAAACATTTTGTGCTTACTATAAATGGGGAATTGAAAGTAATATATGAGATTTTATGATATAGTCACAAAAATACAGTAGCTCTACACTGATTTGAATAAGTGGCTAagatatattttgaaaatttaaccCTCTGCAGGAAGAAACAACTATGAAGGCTACCTATTTTaatcatatttaattaaattttttttgtattactATAAAGTTGTAAGCTGTTTGTTTGTTCATGAGTTCTAATTTTCATAGTTATCCTTTCTCAGGATATTCTAAAGTACCAACAGAAAATATTTCCTTCCTTGCACTCCTGTATTTGGAACTTTCTCTGTTCTGAAATTATGAATGCTCTCATACGTTACTGTAGTTTATGTTAAAGAATCTTTTCACATGTATCCTTCTTTTAACCTGAAAACTCAAATCAACATTAAATGACTCATCATTTTAAAATATACACTTTAAATCTAATTCGCCATTCAATCcaccaaaaataaacaaatatata
This region of Capsicum annuum cultivar UCD-10X-F1 unplaced genomic scaffold, UCD10Xv1.1 ctg78294, whole genome shotgun sequence genomic DNA includes:
- the LOC107852244 gene encoding uncharacterized protein LOC107852244 isoform X1, whose protein sequence is MSFPCQADIYIYVQTSIAGTQLFLRLLILPLSNFFIFALNFLAKSDALDFFAILPSIGETSGTSTAKSTPPYETTLTKVMSYATNECTTFSSLIVSRKEANVVRPIYVFERGETSGTLTDKCIPAYEPALAEGHAKCKKTLRNNTQLCSDYVILKKVPDCKFCFAKRFQYESPSFCCSAGTGKLRSHRMPTRLWNLYLSNTVESILLNIH
- the LOC107852244 gene encoding uncharacterized protein LOC107852244 isoform X2, coding for MSFPCQADIYIYVQTSIAGTQLFLRLLILPLSNFFIFALNFLAKSDALDFFAILPSIGETSGTSTAKSTPPYETTLTKVMSYATNECTTFSSLIVSRKEANVVRPIYVFERGETSGTLTDKCIPAYEPALAEGHAKCKKTLRNNTQLCSDYVILKKVPDLTLLQESLSQEVKLRTFKHFKLYG